The Verrucomicrobiota bacterium genome window below encodes:
- a CDS encoding WecB/TagA/CpsF family glycosyltransferase codes for MTIDRVNVLGVGVSAMNLPLACEAIFEAVARRRKGYITVTGVHGVMESHDDPELKTIHNRAFLVTPDGMPMVWMGKLSGFKHMSRVYGPDLMLEVFSQSAARGVRHFFYGGAEGVAAALKERMTARFPGVQVVGTYEPPFRPLTPAEEAELARQVEQSRPDILWVGLSTPKQERFMAHYLPKLPVTLMIGVGAAFDFHTGRVAQAPRWIQRSGLEWFYRMCREPRRLWRRYFKNNPRFVALALLQRTGLRKFPLTDGARS; via the coding sequence ATGACTATTGATCGCGTGAACGTGTTGGGAGTCGGTGTCAGCGCCATGAATCTACCCCTGGCGTGCGAGGCCATCTTTGAGGCCGTGGCCCGGCGCCGGAAGGGTTACATCACCGTCACCGGCGTGCATGGCGTCATGGAATCGCACGATGATCCCGAACTGAAAACCATCCACAACCGCGCCTTTCTGGTCACGCCGGACGGCATGCCCATGGTCTGGATGGGAAAACTGAGCGGGTTCAAACACATGAGCCGGGTCTATGGACCGGATTTGATGCTGGAAGTGTTCTCCCAATCCGCCGCGCGCGGGGTCCGGCATTTCTTCTATGGCGGTGCTGAAGGTGTGGCGGCAGCCCTGAAAGAACGCATGACCGCCCGGTTCCCGGGAGTGCAAGTGGTGGGGACTTATGAACCGCCGTTCCGTCCCCTAACCCCTGCTGAAGAGGCGGAGCTTGCCCGCCAAGTCGAACAGTCCCGACCGGACATCCTGTGGGTGGGCTTGAGCACGCCGAAACAAGAAAGGTTCATGGCTCACTATTTGCCCAAACTGCCGGTGACCCTGATGATTGGGGTGGGGGCGGCGTTTGATTTTCACACCGGGCGAGTGGCCCAAGCGCCGCGCTGGATCCAGCGGAGCGGCTTGGAATGGTTCTACCGGATGTGCCGGGAACCCCGCCGGCTGTGGCGCCGATACTTCAAAAACAACCCGCGGTTCGTGGCGCTGGCCCTGCTCCAGCGCACTGGGCTGCGCAAGTTTCCCCTGACGGATGGCGCACGCAGTTAA
- a CDS encoding DUF4230 domain-containing protein, with protein MWKARLAFIGLMALAIFGGGALVGFTVARLIYGAPSTPYSLNTSSVLKQVQSLSELVTIKYVMEKVVVLEDPPKDTLGMLFTGESRVIMVAGGVVKAGVDLSKLKETDLHLRGTNITINLPPATILDAYLDDKKTQVMEHKTGLMRKYDRNLEQEARRQAVDDIRRAAKYQGITTEADLRVKEELRRLFNSLGLGVEFK; from the coding sequence ATGTGGAAAGCACGATTGGCGTTCATTGGTTTGATGGCCCTGGCGATTTTCGGCGGCGGCGCGCTGGTGGGGTTTACCGTCGCCCGTCTGATTTATGGGGCGCCCTCCACGCCGTATTCGTTGAATACCAGCTCCGTTTTGAAGCAGGTGCAGTCGTTGTCCGAATTGGTCACCATCAAATATGTGATGGAAAAAGTGGTGGTGCTCGAAGATCCGCCCAAGGACACGTTGGGCATGTTATTCACCGGTGAGAGCCGGGTGATCATGGTGGCGGGCGGGGTGGTGAAGGCTGGCGTGGACTTGTCCAAACTTAAAGAAACGGATTTACACCTGCGCGGCACCAATATCACCATCAACCTGCCGCCAGCCACCATTCTCGACGCCTACTTGGACGATAAGAAAACTCAGGTGATGGAGCATAAGACCGGGCTGATGCGCAAATACGACCGCAACCTGGAGCAGGAAGCGCGACGGCAGGCGGTGGATGACATTCGCCGCGCGGCAAAATATCAGGGCATCACCACCGAAGCCGATCTGCGGGTCAAAGAGGAGTTGCGCCGGCTGTTTAATTCGCTGGGGTTGGGTGTCGAGTTTAAGTGA
- a CDS encoding MBL fold metallo-hydrolase — protein MKITIHRGTHQIGGSCVEISTDTTRIILDVGLPLNDGEETKSPKRLRSKQPLPDGLAPQVDGLFSSGRKIDAIFLSHVHSDHGGLLAHTEASIPIHCTQGTSKMMMAASIYAGQTEVPRTRIKTLKPKVPVMVGDIQVTAYPVDHSAFDGVALLVEANGTRALYSGDLRMHGRKPGMAQQLIQAVAAKGVDALIMEGTHFSGSRAPGRAEKELEEDIVDDIQSASGLVLASFSPMHVDRLVTFYKAARRCNRILAVDHYAAFVLHLIASQARIPKPQAENRIRVFLPKAQRKLPKIDRLFAHSHITLAEILANPRDYVMLFRSSMVGTDFSGQLPERVRCIYSYWSGYLKQPEWEATRAKVKEVGGDFQVRHSSGHIHAPDIVRFVEAIKPRLVIPIHTTNPEEFAKHLQNVKILEDKQGFGIE, from the coding sequence ATGAAAATCACCATCCATCGAGGCACACACCAGATTGGCGGCAGTTGCGTGGAAATCTCCACCGATACCACGAGGATCATTCTGGATGTCGGCCTTCCGCTAAATGACGGGGAAGAGACCAAGTCACCCAAGCGATTGCGAAGTAAACAGCCGTTGCCAGATGGTCTGGCTCCCCAGGTGGACGGGCTGTTTTCCAGCGGACGCAAAATAGACGCCATTTTTCTGTCGCATGTTCATTCCGATCATGGGGGACTTCTGGCTCATACAGAGGCCAGCATCCCCATCCATTGCACCCAAGGCACTTCCAAAATGATGATGGCAGCGTCTATTTACGCTGGCCAAACCGAAGTGCCGCGAACACGGATAAAGACTCTTAAGCCCAAGGTCCCAGTGATGGTTGGGGATATTCAGGTTACCGCCTATCCGGTGGATCATTCCGCCTTCGATGGCGTGGCACTGCTGGTGGAGGCCAATGGAACGCGGGCGCTCTACAGTGGCGATCTGCGGATGCATGGACGCAAGCCCGGCATGGCCCAGCAATTAATCCAAGCCGTGGCCGCCAAAGGTGTGGATGCGCTAATCATGGAGGGAACACATTTCTCCGGGTCTCGGGCACCAGGGCGAGCTGAGAAGGAGCTTGAGGAAGACATTGTTGATGACATCCAATCCGCGTCTGGATTGGTGTTGGCATCCTTTTCGCCAATGCATGTGGACCGCCTCGTTACCTTTTACAAAGCCGCCAGACGATGCAATCGCATTCTGGCCGTTGATCATTACGCTGCGTTTGTTCTGCACTTGATCGCCTCGCAAGCGCGCATTCCAAAGCCGCAAGCCGAGAACCGCATCCGCGTGTTCCTTCCGAAGGCACAGCGCAAGCTTCCCAAAATTGACCGTTTGTTTGCCCATAGTCACATCACTTTGGCGGAGATCCTGGCGAATCCACGCGATTATGTAATGCTTTTCCGTTCCAGCATGGTTGGCACGGATTTCTCCGGGCAGTTGCCGGAACGTGTCCGGTGCATCTACTCCTATTGGAGTGGCTATTTGAAACAACCGGAGTGGGAGGCGACACGTGCGAAAGTGAAAGAAGTTGGTGGCGATTTCCAAGTGCGACATTCCAGCGGCCATATTCACGCGCCAGACATCGTGCGCTTTGTTGAGGCGATCAAACCACGCTTGGTCATCCCGATCCACACCACAAACCCGGAGGAATTTGCGAAACATCTTCAGAACGTAAAGATATTGGAAGACAAGCAAGGTTTTGGAATTGAATAA
- a CDS encoding class I SAM-dependent methyltransferase has translation MPPTIENALLAARVPRLRLRVTTVAETMLRSGHPWLFADSVRSQNRDGQMGELGVVYDRNDRFMAVGLFDPDSPLRLRVLHLGKPVTLDAAWWRQHLQQTLARRYALFDAQTTGFRWIHGENDHWPGLVLDRYSDVLVLKLYTAAWLPRLNEVAGLIQEALHPARLVLRLSRNIQANAQQCFHVEDGQLLFGEPLTSQPVFLENGLRFEADVVRGQKTGFFLDQRENRRRVGALSRGAEVLNAFSFSGGFSLYAAAGGAKSATDLDISRHALAAGRRNFALNQSVSAVAQCRHEGLAVDVFAWLTQNRARQFDLIILDPPSLAKRESERAGAIEAYGRLAADALRSLRPGGVLAAASCSAHVSAPEFFEAVRQAAYHSGRAFAEMETTAHPPDHPATFAEAHYLKCIYLRMAGRH, from the coding sequence GTGCCGCCAACCATCGAAAATGCACTACTCGCCGCCCGCGTTCCGCGCCTTCGTCTGCGCGTCACGACGGTGGCGGAAACCATGCTGCGCTCTGGCCATCCCTGGCTGTTTGCGGACAGTGTCCGCAGTCAAAACCGAGATGGCCAGATGGGCGAACTGGGTGTTGTCTATGATCGGAACGACCGGTTCATGGCCGTTGGCTTGTTCGATCCGGATTCGCCGTTGCGCCTGCGCGTGCTGCATCTGGGCAAACCCGTGACGCTGGATGCCGCCTGGTGGCGGCAGCACTTGCAGCAAACGCTCGCGCGGCGGTACGCGCTGTTTGACGCGCAAACGACCGGGTTCCGATGGATTCACGGGGAAAATGATCATTGGCCGGGTCTGGTGCTGGACCGCTACAGCGATGTGCTCGTGCTCAAGCTTTACACGGCGGCGTGGCTGCCCCGGCTGAACGAGGTGGCCGGTTTGATTCAGGAAGCGCTCCACCCGGCCCGCCTGGTGCTGCGCCTCAGCCGGAATATCCAAGCCAACGCGCAGCAATGCTTTCACGTGGAAGACGGGCAATTACTCTTTGGGGAACCGTTGACCAGTCAACCCGTGTTTCTCGAAAACGGGCTGCGCTTTGAAGCGGATGTGGTCCGGGGTCAAAAAACCGGTTTTTTCCTGGACCAACGGGAAAACCGGCGGCGGGTTGGCGCTCTCTCACGCGGGGCGGAGGTGCTGAACGCGTTCAGTTTTTCTGGTGGTTTCTCACTCTACGCGGCGGCGGGCGGCGCCAAGTCCGCCACCGACCTCGACATCAGCCGTCACGCGTTGGCGGCGGGACGCCGGAACTTTGCGCTCAACCAGTCCGTATCGGCGGTGGCGCAATGCCGGCATGAGGGGCTGGCGGTGGATGTGTTTGCCTGGCTGACGCAAAACCGGGCGCGGCAATTCGATCTGATCATCCTCGACCCACCCTCGCTGGCCAAGCGCGAGTCGGAACGCGCCGGGGCAATCGAGGCCTACGGACGGCTGGCGGCCGACGCCCTCCGTTCGCTCCGCCCCGGCGGGGTCCTGGCGGCCGCCTCCTGTTCGGCGCATGTTTCGGCCCCGGAATTTTTTGAGGCGGTCCGCCAGGCCGCATACCATTCGGGACGGGCCTTTGCGGAAATGGAAACCACCGCGCATCCGCCGGATCATCCGGCCACCTTCGCCGAGGCGCACTATTTGAAATGCATTTACCTGCGGATGGCCGGGCGGCATTAA
- a CDS encoding MBL fold metallo-hydrolase produces MNIKIHHGSTEYDDCCIEITTRNSRILIAVGTPFDDPNTVTASSKDAKGSRTKSLAEKIPGLFASGPAIDAIILTSAHVDNTPFLQDTLETIPVYLTPGISKLIEAGSYYGRTCAVPVKRRHVMGGELHTLRAKGDSGLLTIGCPTCDQVMLPDKPVKIGDFTITIIPVNHDTLGCVNLWIEAEGKRVLYAGDLRLHGRDRMSADQLIRLTLSTTLDALILNGSHFARIRKDQVHSTDLEDKLIFEMGESPGLVLAMFVPSHLDRLMTFYQAAWHSGRILVVDPFTAEMLVQTNATDELATPLPIRKAGIKVYYPKDFPIQRTTLLHGKKCSRVTLEAILEAPQKYVMLFRHPMLVADFGGQLPPKTRIIYSYWHGCPTNQAGIAWKKLKAAVSAAKGEFVEYHSSGFQFTEDILAFVWTLNPNKILPLQCEGSNRFDQFFENQTTYLKDGTGFTLK; encoded by the coding sequence ATGAATATCAAAATTCACCATGGTTCGACTGAATATGACGATTGCTGCATTGAAATCACTACCCGGAACTCGCGCATCCTTATTGCGGTAGGGACTCCCTTTGACGATCCCAATACCGTAACTGCATCAAGTAAAGATGCAAAAGGGAGCCGGACCAAAAGCCTGGCTGAGAAAATCCCTGGTCTGTTTGCTTCGGGACCGGCGATTGATGCCATCATCCTTACAAGTGCCCACGTGGACAACACTCCGTTTCTCCAGGATACATTAGAAACCATTCCGGTGTACCTGACACCGGGCATCAGCAAGCTGATCGAAGCAGGAAGTTATTATGGGCGGACTTGTGCGGTACCGGTCAAGCGGCGGCACGTGATGGGCGGGGAGCTTCACACCCTGAGAGCGAAGGGAGATAGTGGCCTGCTAACCATTGGCTGTCCCACGTGTGACCAGGTGATGCTGCCGGATAAGCCGGTGAAGATTGGCGATTTCACCATTACCATCATTCCCGTGAACCACGACACCTTGGGGTGTGTCAACTTGTGGATTGAAGCGGAGGGCAAGCGGGTACTGTACGCCGGAGATTTGCGGTTGCATGGCCGTGACCGGATGTCGGCGGATCAACTGATTCGCCTGACCTTAAGCACAACACTGGACGCCTTGATTCTGAACGGCTCACATTTTGCGCGGATTCGTAAGGATCAGGTTCATTCCACGGATTTGGAGGATAAATTGATCTTTGAGATGGGTGAGAGCCCCGGCTTGGTATTGGCCATGTTTGTGCCATCGCATTTGGATCGCCTGATGACCTTTTACCAGGCCGCCTGGCATTCCGGTCGGATACTGGTAGTGGATCCCTTCACGGCGGAAATGCTGGTGCAGACCAATGCCACAGATGAACTGGCCACACCCCTGCCGATTCGGAAAGCGGGGATCAAGGTCTATTACCCGAAGGACTTCCCCATCCAACGCACGACGCTGCTGCACGGGAAAAAGTGTTCCCGAGTGACACTGGAAGCCATTCTGGAAGCCCCGCAGAAATACGTGATGCTGTTTCGCCATCCCATGCTGGTAGCGGATTTCGGCGGACAACTGCCGCCGAAAACCCGAATCATTTATTCCTATTGGCATGGATGCCCGACGAATCAGGCCGGAATCGCTTGGAAGAAACTCAAAGCTGCGGTATCCGCCGCCAAAGGCGAATTCGTGGAGTATCATTCGAGCGGGTTCCAATTCACGGAAGACATTCTGGCATTTGTATGGACCTTAAATCCCAATAAGATTCTCCCTCTCCAATGTGAGGGTTCAAACAGGTTTGATCAGTTCTTTGAAAACCAGACGACATATCTCAAGGATGGAACCGGGTTCACTCTGAAATAG
- a CDS encoding ATP-dependent 6-phosphofructokinase: MSTRIGILTGGGDCPGLNAVIRAVGKSASKRGWETLGFHNGFEGLLDKEFTILDYKNMDGLLFRGGTILGTTNKGRFAAKVGHGEVQRIPAEVLQATLANVRELGLKGLVVVGGDGSLSIGQQLFEAGVPLVGVPKTIDNDLEATVITFGFDSAVACATDALDRLHTTAESHNRVMVLEVMGRYAGWIAMHAGIAGGGDVIVIPEIPFSFDSICRKIEEREGQGKHFTLIVAAEGARESGKDFTTSGAAEKNREARLGGIGALIADEVGRRTGKETRVCVLGHLQRGGGPTTFDRLICTRFGTMAVHLIAEGQFGKMVALHPPNTVAVNITEAIGRLRTVPVNGDLVQTARDLGISVGD, translated from the coding sequence ATGAGTACACGAATCGGCATATTGACAGGTGGCGGAGATTGTCCGGGACTCAACGCGGTCATCCGGGCGGTAGGCAAATCCGCGTCCAAGCGCGGCTGGGAAACGCTGGGTTTCCACAACGGGTTTGAAGGTCTCCTGGACAAGGAATTTACCATATTAGACTACAAGAACATGGATGGCCTGCTGTTTCGCGGCGGGACGATTCTCGGCACCACCAACAAGGGCCGCTTTGCCGCCAAGGTGGGCCATGGCGAAGTGCAGCGAATCCCCGCGGAAGTGTTGCAGGCCACCCTGGCTAATGTGCGCGAGCTGGGCTTGAAAGGCTTGGTGGTGGTGGGCGGTGACGGCTCGTTGTCCATCGGCCAGCAGCTTTTTGAGGCCGGCGTGCCGTTGGTGGGCGTGCCCAAGACCATTGATAACGATCTCGAAGCCACGGTCATCACGTTCGGTTTCGACTCGGCGGTGGCCTGTGCCACGGATGCGCTGGATCGCCTGCACACCACGGCGGAAAGTCACAACCGGGTAATGGTGCTCGAAGTCATGGGGCGTTATGCCGGTTGGATTGCCATGCATGCGGGCATCGCCGGTGGCGGGGATGTGATTGTGATTCCGGAAATCCCGTTCTCCTTTGACAGCATCTGCCGGAAAATCGAGGAGCGCGAAGGCCAGGGCAAACATTTTACCCTCATCGTGGCCGCCGAAGGCGCCCGGGAATCCGGCAAGGATTTTACCACCTCGGGGGCGGCGGAGAAAAACCGCGAGGCACGGCTGGGCGGCATTGGGGCGTTGATCGCCGACGAAGTCGGCAGGCGTACCGGCAAGGAAACCCGCGTCTGTGTGCTGGGGCATTTGCAGCGCGGCGGCGGGCCGACCACCTTTGATCGCTTAATCTGCACCCGCTTCGGCACCATGGCCGTTCACTTGATTGCGGAGGGCCAGTTTGGCAAAATGGTGGCGCTGCATCCGCCCAATACCGTGGCGGTCAACATCACCGAAGCGATTGGCCGCCTACGCACCGTGCCGGTAAACGGCGATCTGGTGCAAACTGCGCGCGACCTCGGTATCAGCGTGGGCGATTAA
- a CDS encoding DUF11 domain-containing protein produces MNGIVCAWLANGCRRPAGWFLAGLFWLCATCQAQVLFDATKAETAGNADWIIDGATQQIPSPSITGITTNSTESYWKGGISAWGVALAKLRNTGQLTLPGNGIETLVSSGAITYGSAANAQDLSNYQVFVVCEPNSPFTAAEKTAILNFVKNGGGLFMIADHNGSDRNNDGWDSLEVWNDLMTNNSVQLNPFGFRFNANTVTPTNVTVDAAATNMLTHGLGGNVTTLAFSAGATMTINNFSVACPAVWNTSKTTDVMALYGTFGAGRFVAVGDSSVVDDGTGTSGKTLYDGWSGPVDNGYLAINGTVWLVNGSSNALAPPVVVTSAASAVTTNAATLNGTINPNGQTATAWFEYGLTTAYGTNILLSGTYTGATAQAVSTNLSGLTAGTTYHFRLTATNKSGTVSGADQVFTTAALPTPDLTITKTHTAVFNQGATNLTYTITVTNLGTLGTTGTVSVVDTLPTGLTATALTGDGWTLNLGTLTSTRSDSLAAGAGYPPITITVTAATNAPGSVTNRATVSGGGDVITANNTAADPTTIYPSGSGGTFTGILAGWDVSGLTSFGVSPLAPVTNAPNLSITGLTRGGGVTNTSTAAARAWGGNGFDSTNAAQAITSNEVATCALAAYPGYRVSYSSITRLDYRRSNSGPAYGLLQFQVGSGPFLDLTNLNYSSSANSGASLGPFDLSGIAALQNVGAGTNVTFRIVNWGATSSGGTWYIFDVATSTAPDFAIQGTIAPVLTPAEAWRLQWFGTTNDTGTAADTYVATSDGMPNLLKYALGLNPLTVSTNPVIGNFDSGYLRLSLPKNATATDLIFTVEATGDLLTPAWTTNGTTVEQNTANRLQVRDNAPLGSAPRRFMRLHVTRP; encoded by the coding sequence TTGAATGGTATTGTGTGTGCATGGCTGGCCAACGGTTGCAGGCGGCCGGCCGGATGGTTTCTGGCTGGCCTGTTTTGGCTTTGTGCCACCTGCCAGGCGCAGGTGCTGTTTGATGCCACCAAGGCGGAGACGGCAGGCAACGCGGATTGGATCATTGATGGCGCCACCCAGCAGATTCCCTCCCCGTCCATCACCGGCATTACCACCAACAGCACGGAATCCTATTGGAAAGGCGGCATCAGCGCGTGGGGTGTGGCGCTGGCCAAACTGCGCAACACGGGCCAATTGACGCTGCCCGGAAACGGCATCGAGACGCTGGTGTCCAGCGGCGCCATCACCTATGGTAGCGCGGCCAACGCGCAGGACCTCTCCAATTACCAGGTGTTCGTGGTGTGCGAGCCGAATTCGCCGTTCACGGCGGCGGAGAAAACCGCCATCCTGAACTTCGTCAAAAACGGTGGTGGATTATTCATGATCGCCGACCACAACGGTTCCGACCGCAATAACGACGGCTGGGATTCTCTGGAAGTCTGGAATGACCTGATGACCAACAATTCCGTGCAGCTCAATCCGTTCGGTTTTCGCTTCAATGCCAACACTGTGACGCCTACCAACGTGACGGTGGATGCCGCTGCCACCAATATGCTCACGCATGGCCTGGGTGGAAACGTGACCACCCTGGCGTTCAGTGCCGGCGCAACCATGACGATCAACAATTTCAGCGTGGCTTGCCCAGCAGTGTGGAACACGTCGAAAACCACCGATGTGATGGCACTCTACGGAACGTTCGGTGCGGGCCGGTTTGTGGCGGTAGGGGATAGTTCCGTGGTGGACGACGGCACCGGCACATCTGGCAAAACCCTTTATGATGGCTGGAGCGGCCCGGTGGATAACGGGTACCTGGCCATCAACGGGACGGTGTGGTTGGTGAACGGCAGCAGCAATGCGCTCGCGCCACCTGTGGTTGTCACCAGTGCGGCCAGTGCGGTGACCACGAATGCCGCTACGCTTAATGGCACCATCAATCCCAACGGCCAAACGGCGACGGCCTGGTTTGAGTATGGGCTGACGACTGCCTACGGCACCAATATTCTGCTTTCGGGCACCTACACCGGAGCCACCGCCCAAGCGGTAAGTACCAATCTATCCGGGCTGACGGCGGGAACCACCTACCATTTTCGCCTCACCGCCACCAATAAGTCGGGGACAGTCAGCGGCGCGGATCAGGTTTTCACCACCGCAGCTTTGCCTACCCCGGATTTGACCATCACTAAAACGCATACCGCCGTTTTTAATCAAGGAGCCACCAACCTCACCTACACCATCACCGTCACCAACCTCGGCACGTTGGGCACCACCGGCACCGTCAGTGTGGTGGATACGCTGCCAACCGGTCTCACCGCCACGGCCCTCACCGGGGATGGCTGGACGCTCAATCTCGGCACGCTTACCAGCACGCGCTCCGATTCCTTGGCGGCAGGTGCCGGTTACCCGCCCATCACGATCACCGTAACGGCGGCCACCAACGCGCCCGGCAGCGTTACCAATCGCGCCACAGTTTCCGGCGGCGGGGATGTCATTACCGCGAATAACACCGCCGCTGATCCCACTACGATTTACCCGTCGGGCAGCGGTGGCACCTTCACCGGCATCCTGGCGGGTTGGGATGTTAGCGGGCTGACGAGTTTTGGCGTATCGCCTTTGGCACCGGTCACCAATGCCCCCAACCTCTCCATCACCGGCCTTACTCGGGGCGGTGGAGTGACCAACACATCTACCGCGGCCGCCCGCGCTTGGGGCGGCAATGGGTTTGACTCCACCAACGCCGCCCAAGCCATCACCAGTAATGAAGTGGCCACCTGCGCATTGGCGGCTTATCCGGGTTACCGGGTTTCGTATTCTTCGATCACCCGGCTGGATTACCGTCGTTCCAATTCTGGTCCTGCCTATGGGCTCCTGCAATTCCAAGTGGGTTCGGGTCCTTTCCTGGATCTGACCAATCTCAATTATTCCTCCTCTGCCAACAGTGGCGCCTCCCTCGGACCATTTGACCTTTCCGGCATTGCCGCGCTGCAAAATGTCGGGGCGGGCACCAACGTCACCTTTCGCATCGTCAACTGGGGCGCTACGAGTTCGGGCGGCACTTGGTATATATTCGATGTGGCGACCAGCACCGCGCCCGATTTTGCCATCCAGGGAACCATCGCGCCGGTGTTGACCCCGGCAGAAGCGTGGCGGCTGCAATGGTTCGGCACCACCAACGACACCGGTACCGCTGCTGACACCTATGTGGCCACCAGTGACGGCATGCCCAATCTGCTTAAGTATGCGCTGGGTTTGAATCCGCTGACCGTCAGCACCAATCCCGTCATTGGCAATTTTGACTCCGGCTATCTGCGGCTCTCGCTGCCCAAAAACGCGACCGCGACTGACTTGATTTTCACAGTGGAAGCGACGGGGGACCTCCTTACGCCGGCTTGGACTACCAACGGGACCACGGTGGAACAAAACACCGCCAACCGCCTCCAGGTCCGCGATAACGCCCCGCTCGGCTCGGCTCCCCGGCGCTTCATGCGCCTGCATGTCACCCGGCCGTAG
- a CDS encoding Gfo/Idh/MocA family oxidoreductase, with protein sequence MKSNLARRDFIKTTGLVAATAAFASPLATLAQAAGGKVTLAIVGGAHIHTPDFGRRLKGREDVVVKYVWDHDAARAEKRAKEAGSKTTANVQEIWDDKEVTGVVICSETNRHLELVAAAAKAGKHMFVEKPLGVTAKDSAAMAATIEQAGRLFTTGYFMRTFPAHLLLKELVAKNAFGKITRVRGSNCHSGSLGGWFDTDWRWMADPKQSGCGGFGDLGTHSLDILMWLMGDVESITADIKVITARYGDTDECGEALIKFRNGVTGTLAAGWVDVADPVTLLISGTEGHAHMLNGDLYLKCKNIQGADGKQPWKQLPQPPPLPIYQFVEAVSGKRDMPLVTSREAAARVAVMEAAYQSAKTGTWQKPV encoded by the coding sequence ATGAAAAGCAATTTGGCCCGGCGTGATTTTATCAAGACCACCGGTCTGGTGGCGGCAACAGCGGCGTTCGCGAGTCCGCTCGCCACCCTGGCGCAAGCCGCCGGCGGCAAAGTGACGCTCGCCATCGTGGGCGGCGCGCACATCCACACCCCCGACTTTGGCCGCCGCCTGAAAGGGCGCGAGGATGTCGTGGTCAAATACGTGTGGGATCATGATGCCGCGCGCGCCGAGAAGCGCGCCAAGGAAGCCGGCAGCAAAACCACCGCCAATGTTCAGGAAATCTGGGACGATAAGGAAGTGACCGGCGTGGTGATCTGCTCCGAGACCAACCGGCACCTGGAACTGGTGGCCGCGGCCGCCAAGGCCGGCAAGCACATGTTCGTCGAAAAACCGCTGGGCGTGACCGCCAAAGACAGCGCGGCGATGGCGGCAACCATCGAGCAGGCCGGGCGCCTGTTCACCACCGGCTACTTCATGCGTACCTTCCCGGCCCACCTGTTGCTCAAGGAACTCGTCGCCAAAAACGCGTTTGGCAAAATCACCCGCGTTCGCGGGTCCAACTGCCACAGCGGTTCGCTGGGCGGCTGGTTCGATACCGATTGGCGCTGGATGGCCGATCCCAAGCAATCCGGCTGCGGCGGCTTCGGTGATCTCGGCACCCACTCCCTGGACATCCTCATGTGGCTGATGGGCGACGTGGAGTCCATCACCGCCGATATCAAGGTCATCACCGCCCGTTATGGCGACACCGATGAATGCGGCGAGGCCCTGATCAAATTCCGCAACGGCGTGACCGGCACCCTGGCCGCCGGCTGGGTGGACGTGGCCGACCCGGTGACCCTGCTCATCAGCGGCACCGAAGGCCATGCGCACATGCTCAACGGCGACCTGTATCTCAAGTGCAAGAACATCCAGGGCGCGGATGGTAAACAGCCCTGGAAACAACTGCCGCAACCGCCGCCGTTGCCCATCTACCAATTTGTGGAAGCCGTCTCCGGCAAGCGCGATATGCCGCTGGTCACCTCGCGCGAAGCTGCCGCCCGCGTCGCCGTCATGGAAGCCGCCTACCAATCCGCCAAAACCGGCACCTGGCAAAAACCGGTGTAA